A genome region from Akkermansiaceae bacterium includes the following:
- a CDS encoding Na+/H+ antiporter subunit E, with the protein MKRQRLPFALRAWGWISFAGFYLAEVLRSNMVIVWDVLTVEDKTCPSIIALDLPSEMTDNQVLLVSNLMTMTPGSLTLDLTADRAKLLVHVLYSHDVEDTRSYLMKNYVHRVLDLS; encoded by the coding sequence ATGAAAAGGCAACGCCTGCCGTTTGCCCTCAGGGCGTGGGGATGGATCTCCTTCGCCGGATTCTATCTGGCGGAGGTCTTGCGCTCCAACATGGTCATCGTCTGGGACGTGCTCACCGTCGAGGACAAGACCTGCCCGAGCATCATCGCACTCGATCTGCCCTCCGAAATGACCGATAACCAGGTGTTGCTGGTCTCCAACCTGATGACGATGACCCCCGGCAGCCTCACCCTCGACCTGACGGCGGACCGGGCAAAACTGCTAGTCCACGTCCTTTACTCGCACGATGTCGAGGACACCCGCAGCTACCTGATGAAAAACTATGTTCACCGCGTTCTCGATCTATCCTGA
- a CDS encoding Ig-like domain-containing protein gives MITLHRCLIFSLVLLPHLSAQVTTTGFQNLARPEAPGTLLSHPVTNGSEPIGRTTSINYLNGWVIVGGEAPGSRVGSDLQMRVFDIADPQNPVRRLPSDFGLSYPNNSWVQGNYGWNAHGTAQSGNLLLPDPIRVTGFGGLVERAGSNGVPYITNLPLWFNRSSQAGPWDASMLWYGTEDQDFEIARIRPNNFGTHDRRVVATFDHVGPYGGGEWHPMFFGDLLIYARSGGAASDGVVVYRLSYQNMDDADPSNDSITPQLVGTLSGGFQGYWPNLFSDGTGLYVIGSTTDILIGADITSATMPGMTPNLQTVASLTVPDFTNASYPAYQDNFGFIHNRKVDMTRFLAGDANPIVLTLNEANPPRPAGAPALPPGAIAGVNTSQMSLPLGNLWLTGGYPIPNTNQGLGVWVHQQAPDTTAPRVSYHIPQAGRTNYPRHAPLSFLIHEYPRNGGPRNGIDFLVRAVNPDESLGSFVPGFLIHDFSGNMTFTPDAPLTAETTYQVDFPSDPAQEIGFRDSAGNYIEPHSFRFSTGGGLNAPEPPVFSGLDADNHQPAPGEQVTVTAAATGQGALEFRFNFDGSWGAWNASPAGIHTYATTGRPRVIVQVRDASGNIVTDSLRLLVITPPPAGLRPTQSGTLAIGDDPGGRRVWSVNPDSDTVTVIDTASGAKLAEHAVGESPRGIARDANGRYWITCHGSDEIRVLNPDGTSFRNITLDYGDAPFAVAPSPDGTFLYVTLYGSGEIRRYSAANPEAAYLSAGGLSTPRALAVSADGSRVFVTRFISPELQGEISEFSATLGFTRLITLTSSNSSDGGDRAAGVPNYLSGIAISPDGTRASVVSKQDNIQRGTFFGVGDLTHETTVRSVISFIDLTANAEIPHSRRDFDNSGNPSAVTYTPLGDTILVAHEGNNRVAGIDALNLAPLSVPFTTGSMLTQPAVLTLDVGTGLAPQGLLIDSVSGRLFTQDFMGRSVTVRDAAPLLDDNETSLPLLATTAAVSAELLDPDVLQGKRIFYNAADPRMSADSYISCASCHIDGGHDGRVWDFTGRGEGFRRTTDLRGRSGMGHGAVHWSGNFDEIQDFEHDIRGPFGGTGFLADSPQQFASRHPGPASGKAGLSADLDALAAYVRSLSHEHTPRSPARNTDGTLTTAAVRGQAVFNAQNCASCHSGQELTNSALLDVGTQSALSGLRLGQALPGIDTPTLHGLHATRLYLHHGQAENLTDFFGYAGGTFVQAAAGESFGGGVTLENDTPAEGGGGFGRGYLGGTAMNIDGTDGASGVRFTNVDGGAGGAARITLRYAKRYSNGTARIRVNGSEQLLSILRQFPDNSWQTSGWRHLTVNATLNPGATNTIEVVRGNTDFALNSILIANASDLAAAAPHRLVNALPAGDRADLFAYLMQLDGRDANGTPLAAPPAPMPTGPAIVTAPQGATLAEGNGLNLFVSVSGTGPFDFEWMRGSTVVGTNSPELEIAAVTPADSGDYTVFVSNAQGNVTSAPAIIVVNPPLQVTSTSLPTAVVGVPYTYNLSASGGISSRTWSLDAGALPLGFSLSPTGQLSGNTAAPAVASFTVRVSDSSGSDARVLSLDVTPVAGFATDPDLILHYTFDEGGGNVVWDSATASNNHSTQVSGAHWIPEGRFGGAYGLANTSATIQGFFPANQADLDFDPRGDEYTISVWARSTTTGGYNTILGKGRNTEPWDVQYRLWMTNTGGFLQPVNGGQYGPNYDISGNPINNGNWQLVTMVNTNVAGTWRTRVHYNGGPAIGEFATGASGRLPGLLRIGDTTRGGNSWNGQLDDLRIYRRALSQAEISELYTAPDVLDFDDWAASSLTAAQLANPGLSGPSGDANGDGVANAIEFALGGGQPLGIRLEGSNSVLTFGRNSLARNLRLIVECSPDLNEWTAIATGINGLPPTGQGVATSETQGIFRETTLTHQYSGSRGFYRIRIVIE, from the coding sequence ATGATCACGCTTCATAGGTGCCTGATCTTTTCCTTGGTTCTGCTGCCGCATCTTTCGGCACAGGTCACCACCACCGGTTTCCAGAATCTCGCGCGACCTGAGGCTCCGGGGACTCTGCTGAGCCATCCGGTTACGAATGGTTCAGAGCCGATTGGAAGAACTACCTCGATCAATTATCTCAACGGTTGGGTCATCGTTGGCGGCGAGGCACCGGGGTCGCGGGTGGGTTCCGATCTTCAGATGCGGGTTTTTGACATTGCCGATCCGCAGAATCCGGTGCGGCGGCTGCCATCGGATTTCGGCCTGAGCTATCCTAACAACTCCTGGGTGCAGGGAAACTACGGCTGGAACGCCCACGGCACCGCCCAATCTGGAAATCTCCTGCTGCCAGATCCGATCCGCGTCACTGGCTTCGGCGGGCTGGTCGAGCGTGCGGGCAGCAACGGCGTCCCATACATCACGAACTTGCCCCTTTGGTTCAACCGCTCCTCGCAGGCCGGGCCGTGGGACGCCTCAATGCTTTGGTATGGCACGGAGGACCAGGATTTCGAGATCGCCCGGATACGCCCAAACAACTTCGGCACGCATGACCGGCGGGTCGTAGCCACCTTCGATCACGTCGGACCCTATGGCGGCGGCGAGTGGCATCCGATGTTTTTCGGAGACCTCCTGATCTATGCCCGCAGCGGCGGTGCGGCCAGCGATGGGGTGGTCGTTTACCGGCTTTCCTATCAGAATATGGACGATGCCGATCCGTCCAACGACAGCATCACGCCCCAGCTCGTAGGAACGCTCAGCGGCGGTTTCCAGGGTTATTGGCCCAATCTTTTCAGCGATGGCACCGGGCTATATGTGATCGGATCCACCACGGATATCCTGATCGGTGCGGACATCACCTCGGCAACGATGCCTGGCATGACGCCAAATCTCCAGACGGTGGCTAGCCTGACCGTCCCGGATTTTACCAACGCCTCGTACCCGGCCTATCAGGACAATTTTGGATTCATCCACAACCGCAAGGTCGATATGACCCGTTTCCTCGCGGGCGATGCGAATCCCATCGTGCTCACGCTCAACGAGGCAAATCCGCCGCGTCCCGCAGGTGCGCCCGCCCTGCCGCCAGGCGCAATCGCCGGAGTGAACACCTCGCAGATGTCCCTTCCTCTCGGAAATCTCTGGCTCACCGGGGGCTACCCGATCCCCAACACGAACCAGGGGCTGGGCGTGTGGGTTCACCAACAGGCGCCGGACACCACCGCGCCGCGCGTGAGCTACCACATCCCGCAGGCCGGCCGCACGAACTACCCGCGCCACGCGCCGCTGAGTTTCCTGATCCACGAGTATCCGCGAAACGGTGGCCCGCGGAACGGGATCGATTTCTTGGTGCGGGCGGTGAATCCGGACGAATCGCTGGGCAGCTTCGTTCCCGGATTCCTGATCCATGATTTTTCCGGAAACATGACCTTCACACCGGACGCGCCGCTCACTGCGGAAACGACCTATCAGGTGGATTTCCCGAGCGACCCCGCGCAGGAAATCGGCTTCCGCGATTCGGCGGGAAATTACATCGAGCCGCACTCGTTCCGCTTCTCCACGGGCGGCGGCTTGAACGCGCCTGAGCCGCCGGTTTTCAGCGGACTCGATGCGGATAACCATCAACCGGCACCGGGAGAACAGGTGACAGTGACCGCGGCTGCCACCGGCCAGGGCGCGCTGGAGTTCCGCTTCAACTTCGATGGGAGCTGGGGCGCGTGGAATGCCTCGCCCGCCGGCATCCACACTTACGCCACCACGGGGCGTCCGCGGGTGATCGTGCAGGTGCGCGATGCAAGCGGGAACATCGTCACGGACTCGCTGCGGCTGCTGGTTATCACCCCGCCTCCTGCCGGACTCCGGCCTACCCAAAGCGGAACCCTCGCCATCGGCGACGACCCGGGCGGCAGGCGTGTGTGGAGCGTTAACCCCGACTCCGATACAGTGACCGTGATCGACACGGCCAGCGGCGCGAAACTTGCCGAGCACGCGGTTGGTGAAAGCCCGCGCGGCATCGCCCGGGATGCGAACGGGCGCTACTGGATCACCTGCCACGGAAGCGATGAGATCCGCGTGCTTAATCCCGACGGCACTTCTTTCAGAAACATCACACTCGATTATGGCGATGCGCCCTTCGCAGTCGCCCCATCGCCGGACGGCACATTTCTCTACGTCACACTCTACGGCTCCGGTGAAATCCGCCGCTATTCCGCTGCGAATCCGGAAGCCGCCTACTTGTCCGCAGGCGGGCTGAGCACCCCGCGTGCACTGGCGGTCAGCGCGGATGGCTCGCGGGTTTTCGTCACCCGTTTCATCTCGCCCGAGCTGCAGGGGGAAATCAGCGAGTTCTCCGCGACGCTGGGCTTCACCCGGCTCATCACGCTCACCAGTTCTAACAGCAGTGACGGCGGCGACCGTGCCGCAGGCGTTCCGAACTATCTCTCAGGCATCGCGATCTCACCCGATGGCACGCGGGCGTCCGTTGTTTCCAAACAGGACAACATCCAGCGCGGGACTTTCTTCGGCGTTGGTGATCTCACCCATGAAACCACCGTCCGCAGCGTGATTTCATTCATCGACCTGACTGCCAACGCCGAGATCCCTCACTCCCGCCGGGACTTCGATAACAGCGGCAATCCCAGCGCCGTGACCTACACGCCGCTCGGCGATACCATCCTCGTCGCCCATGAGGGAAACAACCGCGTGGCGGGGATTGATGCGCTCAATCTCGCGCCGTTGTCCGTGCCGTTCACCACCGGCTCCATGCTGACCCAGCCCGCCGTTCTCACACTCGATGTCGGCACCGGCCTCGCACCCCAGGGGCTGCTCATCGACTCCGTTTCCGGGCGGCTCTTCACGCAGGATTTCATGGGGCGCAGCGTGACCGTGCGCGATGCCGCACCCTTGCTTGATGATAACGAAACCTCGCTGCCGCTTCTTGCCACCACGGCTGCGGTGAGCGCAGAGTTGTTAGATCCGGATGTGCTCCAAGGGAAGCGGATTTTCTACAACGCCGCCGATCCGCGCATGAGTGCAGACAGTTATATTTCCTGTGCGAGCTGCCATATCGATGGGGGCCACGACGGGCGGGTGTGGGATTTCACCGGGCGCGGCGAGGGCTTCCGCCGCACCACCGACCTGCGCGGCCGCAGCGGCATGGGACATGGCGCGGTGCATTGGAGCGGGAATTTCGATGAGATCCAGGATTTCGAACACGATATCCGCGGTCCCTTCGGCGGCACCGGATTTCTTGCGGACAGCCCGCAGCAATTCGCGAGTCGCCACCCGGGCCCCGCCAGCGGAAAGGCAGGCCTGAGCGCCGATCTTGATGCGCTCGCCGCGTATGTCAGATCGCTCTCCCACGAGCACACCCCGCGCAGCCCGGCGCGGAATACCGATGGAACACTCACCACCGCCGCCGTCCGTGGCCAGGCGGTCTTCAACGCGCAAAACTGCGCATCATGCCACAGCGGGCAGGAACTCACGAATAGCGCTTTGCTGGATGTCGGCACGCAGTCCGCACTTAGCGGCCTTCGCCTCGGGCAGGCGCTGCCGGGGATCGACACCCCCACGCTGCACGGCCTCCACGCCACGCGGCTTTACTTGCATCACGGGCAGGCGGAAAATCTAACGGATTTCTTCGGATACGCGGGTGGCACATTTGTCCAGGCGGCGGCTGGCGAGTCGTTCGGCGGTGGGGTTACTTTGGAAAATGACACGCCCGCAGAGGGAGGCGGCGGATTCGGGCGCGGCTACCTCGGTGGAACGGCGATGAACATCGACGGCACCGATGGTGCTTCCGGCGTCCGTTTTACAAACGTCGATGGGGGGGCAGGAGGCGCGGCTCGCATTACCTTGCGCTACGCGAAACGCTACTCGAACGGCACCGCGCGAATCCGCGTCAACGGCTCGGAACAACTGCTCAGCATCCTACGCCAGTTTCCCGACAACTCATGGCAAACCAGCGGCTGGCGGCACCTGACCGTCAACGCGACCCTCAACCCCGGAGCCACCAACACCATCGAAGTGGTGCGTGGAAACACGGACTTCGCCCTCAATTCCATCCTCATCGCAAATGCCTCCGATCTCGCCGCCGCCGCGCCACACCGCCTCGTCAATGCGCTGCCAGCCGGAGACCGCGCCGATCTCTTCGCATACCTCATGCAACTCGACGGACGTGATGCAAACGGCACACCGCTCGCCGCACCGCCTGCACCGATGCCGACCGGTCCCGCCATCGTCACCGCACCCCAGGGTGCGACACTTGCGGAAGGAAATGGTTTGAATCTGTTCGTTTCCGTGAGCGGCACCGGGCCCTTCGATTTCGAGTGGATGCGGGGTAGCACCGTTGTCGGGACAAACAGCCCAGAGCTGGAGATCGCAGCCGTGACGCCCGCCGATTCCGGCGATTACACGGTCTTCGTTTCCAACGCCCAAGGCAATGTCACCAGCGCCCCGGCGATCATCGTGGTGAACCCGCCGCTGCAAGTCACAAGCACCTCACTGCCGACGGCAGTTGTCGGAGTTCCTTACACATATAATCTCTCGGCAAGCGGCGGGATTTCGTCCCGCACCTGGAGTCTCGATGCGGGCGCACTGCCGCTCGGCTTCTCACTTTCCCCCACTGGCCAGCTCAGCGGGAATACGGCAGCCCCCGCCGTGGCGAGCTTCACCGTCCGCGTCTCCGATTCCTCCGGCAGCGATGCGCGGGTGCTCTCGCTCGATGTCACACCGGTAGCCGGTTTCGCGACCGACCCCGATCTCATCCTCCACTACACCTTCGACGAAGGCGGGGGAAACGTTGTTTGGGATAGCGCCACCGCATCCAACAACCACAGCACCCAGGTCAGCGGCGCGCACTGGATTCCCGAAGGCCGTTTCGGCGGAGCATACGGGCTCGCCAACACCAGCGCGACCATCCAGGGTTTCTTCCCTGCAAACCAGGCCGACCTCGATTTCGATCCGCGCGGCGACGAATACACCATCTCCGTCTGGGCGCGCAGCACCACCACTGGCGGCTATAACACCATCCTCGGAAAAGGCCGGAATACGGAGCCATGGGATGTCCAATACAGGCTCTGGATGACCAATACCGGCGGCTTCCTGCAGCCGGTCAACGGCGGCCAATATGGCCCGAATTACGATATTTCAGGTAATCCGATCAACAACGGCAACTGGCAGCTTGTGACCATGGTCAACACCAACGTCGCCGGAACATGGCGCACACGTGTCCATTACAACGGCGGCCCCGCCATTGGGGAGTTCGCGACGGGAGCCAGTGGACGCTTGCCCGGATTACTGCGGATCGGCGATACGACACGTGGCGGGAACTCCTGGAACGGCCAGCTCGATGATCTCCGCATCTACCGCCGCGCCCTCAGCCAGGCGGAAATTTCCGAACTATACACCGCCCCTGATGTGTTGGACTTCGATGATTGGGCGGCGTCTTCGCTGACTGCCGCCCAGCTGGCGAATCCCGGTCTCTCAGGCCCGTCCGGCGATGCGAACGGGGACGGTGTGGCAAACGCCATTGAATTCGCACTCGGCGGGGGTCAGCCGCTTGGGATACGGTTGGAAGGCTCTAACAGTGTGCTTACCTTCGGACGCAACAGCCTTGCGAGGAACCTGAGGCTGATCGTGGAGTGCAGCCCTGACCTGAACGAATGGACTGCCATCGCAACAGGGATTAACGGGCTGCCTCCAACCGGGCAGGGGGTGGCAACTTCTGAAACCCAGGGAATTTTTCGGGAAACAACCCTGACGCACCAGTATTCCGGAAGCAGAGGGTTTTACCGGATACGGATCGTCATCGAGTAG
- a CDS encoding monovalent cation/H(+) antiporter subunit G — MGTIMEWIVSAGLLAGSFFCLVSAFGCMRMKDSYVRMHVATKAVAFGGGILVITYVLSNPSVSNVFIGGMVVGFFYMTLPLAGHFLGRAIYRRGIEPEKPFVVDEAGGLLPRHRPEGQ; from the coding sequence ATGGGAACTATCATGGAATGGATCGTATCGGCGGGATTGCTGGCAGGCAGTTTCTTCTGCCTCGTCTCCGCGTTCGGCTGCATGCGGATGAAGGACTCCTACGTGCGGATGCACGTAGCCACCAAGGCGGTGGCCTTCGGCGGAGGCATCCTTGTGATCACCTATGTCCTTTCCAATCCGAGCGTTTCCAACGTATTCATCGGCGGCATGGTGGTCGGGTTTTTCTACATGACACTGCCGCTCGCCGGTCATTTCCTCGGGCGTGCGATCTACCGGCGCGGGATCGAGCCGGAAAAGCCCTTCGTGGTGGATGAGGCCGGGGGCTTGTTGCCCCGCCATCGCCCGGAAGGGCAATGA
- a CDS encoding Na+/H+ antiporter subunit D, with product MNDFLVIAPILLPLVTLIVCLMLEMWGKDARVVSFSSVVATLGVATLLVARVNGGGALTMEMGGWRPPYGIVIVADLLAALMIWISAFVVLVVMIYGLGGRLAEQKGGHVHVLVQGLLLGVSGSFLTGDLFNLYVWFEVMLISSFVLMVREKGRKQLEGGLIYVILNLVASAMFLCGAGLLYGKLGTLNFADMAMKLQGVNDPEFVNTTGSLLFVAFAAKAGLFPFYFWLPASYHRAGPAVSALFAGLLTKVGVYALLRTFTLVFTDANGFSNGIILTISMATMVIGVLGAVAQYHVRRLLAFHIISQIGYMVAGIAIGTRLALAAVIFYTLHHIAVKTCLFLVAGVLEMRTGTPDIRRHGGFYRSDPLLAVCFLIAALSLGGIPPLSGFWAKLNLLQAGVETGEWLFLFIALAVGILTLFSMVKIWNESFWKDKPEGGCGSLPLWPGRPYAAIIMLCLLTLVFSFCGKFVFELSENAAAALHDPRIYIEAVMGGGTE from the coding sequence ATGAACGATTTCCTGGTCATCGCGCCGATCCTGCTGCCCCTGGTCACCCTCATTGTGTGCCTGATGCTTGAAATGTGGGGTAAGGACGCGCGTGTGGTTTCCTTCTCCAGTGTGGTGGCCACGCTCGGGGTGGCGACCCTGCTCGTGGCCCGTGTCAATGGCGGCGGGGCGCTGACCATGGAGATGGGCGGCTGGCGGCCCCCGTATGGGATCGTGATCGTGGCGGACCTGCTGGCGGCGCTGATGATCTGGATCAGCGCGTTCGTGGTGCTGGTGGTGATGATCTACGGCCTTGGGGGCAGGCTTGCGGAGCAAAAAGGCGGGCATGTGCACGTGCTGGTGCAGGGTTTGCTCCTCGGGGTGAGCGGATCCTTCCTCACGGGCGATCTTTTCAACCTCTACGTATGGTTCGAGGTAATGCTGATCTCCTCCTTTGTCCTGATGGTGCGGGAAAAGGGACGGAAGCAGCTTGAGGGCGGCCTGATCTACGTGATCCTTAACCTCGTCGCCTCCGCGATGTTCCTCTGCGGCGCGGGGCTGCTCTACGGGAAACTTGGGACGCTGAACTTTGCGGACATGGCGATGAAGCTCCAGGGGGTCAACGATCCCGAGTTCGTCAACACCACCGGCTCCCTGCTGTTCGTGGCGTTCGCGGCGAAGGCGGGGTTGTTCCCGTTCTATTTCTGGCTGCCCGCCTCCTACCACCGTGCCGGCCCGGCGGTTTCCGCGCTGTTTGCGGGGCTGCTGACGAAAGTGGGCGTCTATGCGCTGCTGCGGACATTCACGCTGGTTTTCACGGATGCGAACGGCTTCTCCAACGGCATCATCCTCACCATTTCCATGGCGACGATGGTGATCGGCGTCCTCGGCGCGGTGGCGCAATACCACGTGCGGCGGCTGCTTGCCTTCCACATCATCAGCCAGATCGGCTACATGGTGGCGGGGATCGCGATCGGCACCCGGCTTGCGCTCGCCGCAGTCATCTTCTACACACTGCACCACATCGCGGTGAAGACCTGCCTGTTCCTCGTCGCCGGCGTACTTGAAATGCGCACCGGGACACCGGATATCCGCAGGCATGGCGGCTTTTACCGCAGCGATCCGCTGCTGGCCGTGTGCTTCCTCATCGCAGCCCTGTCGCTCGGCGGCATCCCTCCGCTCTCCGGTTTCTGGGCGAAGCTCAACCTCCTCCAGGCGGGTGTGGAAACCGGGGAATGGCTGTTCCTTTTCATCGCTTTGGCCGTCGGCATACTTACCTTGTTCTCCATGGTGAAAATCTGGAACGAATCTTTCTGGAAGGACAAGCCGGAGGGCGGGTGCGGCAGCTTGCCGCTCTGGCCGGGCAGGCCGTACGCCGCCATCATCATGCTCTGCTTGCTGACACTGGTCTTCAGTTTCTGCGGGAAATTCGTTTTCGAGCTATCGGAAAACGCGGCGGCCGCGCTGCATGATCCGCGCATCTACATCGAGGCGGTGATGGGAGGGGGCACCGAATGA
- a CDS encoding OmpA family protein — MSEEKIKESGEEGDKDADAKEVPEQSAGTGTFTRSMEKVNPIVLLLFMILIMVVVLAVINLRGNGAKESGIATDDPVMAALKADLEARRSELNRQRMAMGLPPLEGGSEPIEDIAARLKNDTDTLVGLAGRFQQMLADKDSEISQRNADVLRLEKLRQDISMDNQRLQAEVSRAQLTASEADQLKRLVADLQAQRDALSMELSDVRAKLSDAAGAVNADDYADLQRRYDELLRSKAFYESRVAELEAQLNNTKLFAKSENELLPAAVELFRRLRTLEGMKDSDLTTEYSKLGVDLGASVLHTLSYKTGSSELSASDMEQLASIAENEVPDGDLTLIIGYASKTGDATANEKLSSDRATAAAEHYSGIKRPGQLVQAVYLGQTDRFSSRIPERNQICEIWRIRAK, encoded by the coding sequence ATGTCTGAGGAGAAAATCAAGGAGAGCGGCGAAGAAGGGGATAAGGACGCGGATGCCAAGGAAGTGCCGGAGCAGAGCGCTGGGACAGGGACGTTCACCCGCTCCATGGAAAAGGTGAATCCCATCGTCCTCTTGCTTTTCATGATTCTGATCATGGTGGTCGTCCTCGCTGTGATCAATCTGCGCGGAAACGGAGCCAAGGAATCCGGAATTGCCACGGATGATCCGGTGATGGCCGCGCTCAAGGCGGATCTCGAAGCCCGCCGCTCCGAGCTGAACCGCCAGCGCATGGCGATGGGACTCCCTCCCCTCGAAGGCGGCTCCGAACCGATCGAGGACATCGCCGCCCGCCTGAAAAACGACACCGACACACTTGTCGGCCTGGCTGGCAGATTCCAGCAAATGCTTGCTGACAAGGACTCGGAAATCTCTCAGCGGAATGCCGATGTGCTCCGCCTTGAGAAACTCCGCCAAGACATATCCATGGACAACCAAAGGCTACAGGCAGAGGTGAGCCGTGCACAACTTACAGCCTCCGAGGCGGATCAACTCAAGCGCCTCGTCGCGGACTTGCAGGCGCAGCGCGACGCCCTCTCGATGGAACTATCCGATGTCCGCGCGAAGCTTTCCGATGCCGCGGGTGCCGTGAATGCCGATGACTATGCCGATCTCCAGCGCCGCTACGACGAACTGCTGCGCTCCAAGGCGTTTTACGAAAGCCGCGTCGCAGAGCTTGAGGCACAGCTCAACAACACGAAGCTTTTCGCGAAATCAGAAAACGAACTTCTCCCCGCCGCCGTCGAGCTTTTCCGGAGGCTCCGCACCCTGGAGGGCATGAAAGACTCCGATCTCACCACGGAATACAGCAAACTTGGCGTCGATCTCGGCGCCAGCGTCCTGCACACGCTCAGTTACAAAACCGGCTCTAGCGAACTGAGTGCCTCAGACATGGAGCAGCTCGCATCCATCGCAGAGAACGAGGTGCCGGACGGCGATCTCACCCTCATCATCGGCTATGCCTCAAAAACGGGCGACGCCACTGCCAATGAGAAACTCTCGTCCGACCGCGCTACGGCAGCGGCTGAACATTATTCCGGCATCAAGCGCCCCGGCCAGCTCGTACAGGCCGTCTATCTCGGCCAGACCGACCGCTTCAGCAGCCGCATCCCGGAGCGCAACCAGATCTGCGAGATCTGGAGGATACGCGCGAAATGA